CCTTTGTAAAATCGAATACTAATAACTTTATTGAACAATTAACTTCAGAAAATGAGAATAGAATAATTGAAGTGAAACGTCGTGATGGTACTATTTTACACTTTACTCAAAAAAAGATATTAGCGCATATGATTACTCACGAAATTCATCACATAGGGCAATTATCTATTTGGGCTAGAGAACTGCAGCTTAAACCGATTTCTTCGGATTTAATTATAAGAAATTATGATTAGCCACATTGATAGTTGAATTTTTAAGTTGATTTTTCTAAGGTACATTTTATTTATAATCTCTTAGGAGGAGACAGCATTGAAAATAATCGATTACGTTACACCTTTTTTAGAAAAATACGAAGCAACGCCTGAATATTATGAGACCTATTTCCAAAAACACCGAGAATCATTTGATTTTTATTTTCGATTTCATTGTAAAAATAAAAAAGAAAAGCTAAACATCGCTATAAAGCAGCATCCAAATAAACTTGAAGACATAAACTTTGTGAAAGAACGAATTTTAATGAACATAAGTGAAATTACAGCCAACTATGAAAAAATGTTCGATATCACTTTTACAGAAGCTGTACATATATTTGTAGGATTAGGTGGCTCAAATGCTTATACAACGCATTCTATGAATCCTGAAGTAGTATTTTGTGTAGAGCGAATGCCAGCTTTAGAAATCGGTATTCGTACGTTAATTGCTCATGAATTCGGCCATGCTGTGCACCATATTGTAACGCTTCGAAATGGTGTGGAGATTGGCCAAATTGATTGGAATAGCCCATATACATGGCTTATTCAAGAAGGTATCGCAACGTATTTATCTACACAAGTTGTTGAAGCAGAAAAGGAAATTTACTTCGCATTTGAGAGGGATGAAGCATGGCTAAATTATGCTCGTATGAATAAAGCAAAAATTATCACTTCATTTCAACAGGATTTAGAGCAACTGTCTTCACAAGAAATTTTTAAAGAATGGTTTTCAATTAATGGCGGAGTGCGTTTTGGTTATACCCGTTTAGCTTATTATATTGGGTATGAAGTCGTTCAAGATTTGGTTGAACAAATCGGCAACGAGGACACGATATTATTTTGGCTTAAACCAAATTTTAAAGAACAAATGATTGGTTTATTAAATGCATTTGCAAACAATATTGAGTAAATCCACTTCAATATGGAAAATGATCAGGGAAACAATTAACAAAAGAATTAATGGAAGAACTCGAAGCAGCATGGATTGATTCCTGTGGCGAGAACGGGGAATTTCACACAATCTTGTGGATGGCACTATATTTTGCGAGCTCGTTCCCACTTCCATTGCTGCACCTATAAAAAAGAGGAATTATGTGTTCTCACTAGTTAAATTACAAGAGGAAACTATCATTTCGAAAGATTACATTAGAAGATATTGGTATTTACTATTCATTTTGGGAGTGTAGCATGATATGAACGTTAGCAAACAGGTCACATCAATGGAAGATGCTACTGTTAATAATAAGATGAATTGGCAGCAGATCTTCGTTGCGTCTTTTAAAGGAATCTCACAAGTGGGTTTCATAGAAAATACAATAACCGGCATTTTATTTTTGCTCGCAATAACAATTGTATCACCACTTTTAGCTGTAGTTGCATGGCTATCTTCCCTAATTGCCGTGCTTATCGGTATAGCCGGAAAGGCAGACGAAAAATTGATACGGCAAGGTTTGCTCTCCTTTAGTCCTGTTTTAACTGGGATGGCACTTACATTATTTTTAACAGGGCCATATTATTGGATTATTGCTCTTTTAGGAGCGGCAGTAACAACACTCTTTGCAGCTGCAATGATGCATTTCATGCGAAACACCGACATTCCAATTCTGACATTCCCTTTTATTGTCGTCAGTTGGTCTACATTATTAGCATCCTATCAATTTGAAACTATTCAATTATCATCTAGTCTATCTCCTCAAAATTTATCACATTTTATCTTAACAACAGAAGATTCCATCAGCTGGTTCCAAGCGACTTTGAATGGTTTTGGGCAAGTATTTTTCCTGAAAAATTTCATTTCAGCGACTTTAGTTTTTATTGGGTTATTTTTTGCAGGTTGGCAATTCGGCATATTTGCGTTAATTGGAAATCTCTTTGCCATGCTAACGGCCTTTGTGCTAGGCGGTTCACGTGACTTAATACAGGCAGGTCTCTACGGATTTAATGCGATTTTAACAATCCTTGCTGTAGCAATTGTTTTTAAAGGAGCGAATTCTCGCTTAAGCTTTATTATAGGAATAATTGGAGCCTGTTTAAGTGTGCCGCTAACTGCCACAATCACAACTTTACTTGTCCCATATGGGCTACCAACCTTCACCATGCCATTCGTTCTTTGTACATGGATGCTATTAGGTGCTAGAAAAATATTTCTGCGTTTTTAATTCCTTAGTATGTAGATAAAAACAGCTTCAGTCAAAATACTATGCCGGAAAATCCATTGAAAAGAGGACTTTCCGGCATTCGATCCGAATTGATTGGATGTAATATCCGTAATAAAATTAGCGATTCTAACTGCTTATTTGTCCAATGCATTTTCTAAAAATTGCATCGATACTTCGTTAAATTGTTCTGCCTGATCCACATTACATACATGCCCACTATTATTTAAAATGACTAATTGACTTGAAGGATGTTTCTTCACTAATCGTTTCACTGGTTCTAAAAATACGTAATCTTCATCTCCCATAATATAAAGTGACGTAATTTTTGTATCTTTCTCATTGAATTTCACTAAATGTTTGGCGATACCACCTGTTAATGTAAGCCAGCGTAAAAATTCTCGATGTTTTATTTTTTTCGCTTCTTGAATAAAGAGATGGCGTGAAGATT
This portion of the Solibacillus daqui genome encodes:
- a CDS encoding urea transporter is translated as MNVSKQVTSMEDATVNNKMNWQQIFVASFKGISQVGFIENTITGILFLLAITIVSPLLAVVAWLSSLIAVLIGIAGKADEKLIRQGLLSFSPVLTGMALTLFLTGPYYWIIALLGAAVTTLFAAAMMHFMRNTDIPILTFPFIVVSWSTLLASYQFETIQLSSSLSPQNLSHFILTTEDSISWFQATLNGFGQVFFLKNFISATLVFIGLFFAGWQFGIFALIGNLFAMLTAFVLGGSRDLIQAGLYGFNAILTILAVAIVFKGANSRLSFIIGIIGACLSVPLTATITTLLVPYGLPTFTMPFVLCTWMLLGARKIFLRF
- a CDS encoding alpha/beta fold hydrolase translates to MPKKTHKSSRHLFIQEAKKIKHREFLRWLTLTGGIAKHLVKFNEKDTKITSLYIMGDEDYVFLEPVKRLVKKHPSSQLVILNNSGHVCNVDQAEQFNEVSMQFLENALDK